One Myxococcota bacterium DNA segment encodes these proteins:
- a CDS encoding AAA family ATPase: MLVRFIMMSLFYSYNKLSIRIIAFALFASCANGTPTAFSTSDYLLLQGKFIAWFAANAIAGLHERPRARFAVMLLSSVAVPFSEQISLSSLQKAWTWFVEGGGPRGEFWEHVSIVEPNDAQDYESFIFNAVTKKELDAVVYRALAHARNGLKQSTVLLYGEPGTGKTGVGESLARWPQFKVYRVPSQVLAKAANFRLAASLCRQNLSKPGRVNVILVDDAEFFMRALTPGTSNYHSTAQEELESAFRTILGGDSAHCLWFFTSNQVSDLEGDTQGALKRRFKNQVWVRGPDEATFMRMLLSFTKDAITTENRLLGLKLAIAIEAEDKFRQDHLKAYLGVVPPDSIKQVAENAVQLAVNEAKEGDAVVRAEHWGFFFDARFQSEAWLLERAEKEYRDKRQKLERMVAIRALEKQLEAPRADAEKPPV, encoded by the coding sequence ATGCTGGTTCGTTTTATCATGATGTCCCTTTTTTATTCGTATAACAAACTGAGTATTCGCATTATTGCATTTGCTTTGTTTGCATCTTGCGCTAACGGGACGCCGACGGCTTTCTCAACTTCCGACTATCTACTTTTGCAAGGCAAGTTTATTGCCTGGTTTGCTGCAAATGCCATTGCTGGTTTGCATGAACGGCCGCGGGCTAGATTCGCGGTGATGCTTTTGTCTTCAGTTGCCGTGCCTTTTTCAGAGCAGATAAGCCTTTCTTCTTTGCAAAAAGCGTGGACTTGGTTTGTAGAAGGGGGGGGGCCAAGAGGCGAGTTCTGGGAGCATGTGAGCATTGTGGAGCCTAATGACGCCCAAGACTATGAAAGTTTCATTTTTAATGCGGTAACCAAGAAAGAACTGGATGCTGTCGTTTACCGGGCGCTGGCTCATGCCAGGAACGGTTTGAAACAATCCACCGTTTTGCTCTATGGGGAGCCTGGCACAGGAAAAACGGGTGTGGGTGAAAGCCTTGCCCGTTGGCCGCAATTCAAAGTCTACCGTGTGCCGAGTCAAGTTTTGGCAAAGGCCGCCAACTTTCGGCTCGCGGCTTCATTGTGCAGGCAAAATTTATCTAAACCTGGTCGAGTGAACGTCATTCTGGTGGACGATGCTGAGTTTTTCATGCGGGCGTTGACACCTGGCACAAGTAACTATCATTCGACGGCGCAAGAAGAGTTGGAGAGCGCGTTTAGAACGATTCTGGGTGGAGATTCGGCGCATTGTCTTTGGTTTTTTACTTCCAATCAGGTGAGCGACTTGGAGGGCGATACGCAGGGTGCTTTGAAGAGAAGGTTCAAAAACCAGGTGTGGGTCAGGGGGCCTGATGAGGCGACTTTCATGCGCATGCTACTGTCGTTCACGAAAGATGCTATCACGACTGAAAACAGGCTTCTTGGTCTGAAGCTGGCGATTGCTATAGAGGCGGAAGACAAATTTAGACAGGACCATCTCAAGGCATATTTAGGTGTCGTGCCGCCAGATAGCATCAAGCAAGTTGCAGAAAATGCGGTTCAATTAGCGGTTAATGAGGCCAAAGAGGGTGATGCGGTTGTTCGTGCGGAGCATTGGGGCTTTTTCTTTGATGCTCGTTTTCAAAGTGAAGCTTGGTTGCTTGAGCGAGCAGAAAAAGAGTATCGAGACAAGCGGCAGAAGTTGGAAAGAATGGTCGCTATAAGAGCGCTAGAAAAACAGTTAGAGGCTCCAAGAGCCGATGCTGAAAAGCCTCCAGTTTAA
- a CDS encoding endonuclease/exonuclease/phosphatase family protein has product MIKRTSILFLFLTALQLLATPFKVATWNINSDRRAEEGTNIDRLFEGRFKLETRINAIMQTIKDEKPELLFLQEIDPQGWDKVYEALKAEGYHVHKTPYNANEKAFWLMTAINPGRFKFLDNGTHSLVNPQLLDPEQLHNVKNHEGNLNTDFHKMVAYAKIKDLKEGREFFTFNTHLGITWEHKVRATNELISTIREIAKGEPSLLAGDFNSFSDELLKEDTEVTVKYSMVPLKTQFDTLMSHMKTADLNSMTQKNDDSLHVLNHDGSAMLPSSFVFYLYDFKKGTLSGPDFVLHQEILDGKSQLSEDKQREFLITKLGNRYPFSGRFDHIFGQGFSEVPGTARIVIEDIYRYNPFKLAEDMLDGVIPPSDHLMLATMVDFAVQSND; this is encoded by the coding sequence ATGATAAAACGAACCAGCATCCTGTTTCTATTTCTGACTGCGCTACAATTGCTCGCCACGCCATTCAAAGTAGCCACGTGGAACATCAACAGCGACCGTCGCGCAGAAGAAGGAACCAACATTGATCGGCTTTTCGAAGGCCGTTTTAAGCTGGAAACCCGAATTAACGCGATCATGCAGACCATAAAGGACGAAAAGCCCGAGCTGTTATTTCTTCAAGAAATCGATCCTCAGGGTTGGGACAAGGTGTATGAAGCGCTCAAAGCAGAGGGTTACCACGTCCATAAAACTCCCTACAACGCGAACGAGAAGGCATTTTGGCTAATGACCGCCATTAATCCCGGGCGTTTTAAGTTCTTGGACAATGGAACTCATTCATTGGTTAACCCACAACTGTTGGATCCAGAGCAGCTGCACAATGTGAAAAATCACGAGGGCAATTTAAACACAGATTTTCACAAAATGGTGGCATACGCCAAGATCAAAGACCTTAAAGAGGGCCGGGAATTTTTCACGTTTAATACACACCTGGGCATAACGTGGGAACACAAGGTTCGTGCAACCAATGAACTGATCTCCACAATCCGAGAAATTGCAAAAGGTGAACCAAGCCTTTTGGCGGGAGATTTCAACTCATTCTCAGATGAACTACTCAAAGAAGACACAGAAGTAACCGTCAAATACTCCATGGTGCCCTTGAAAACACAGTTCGATACCCTAATGAGCCATATGAAAACAGCTGATTTGAATAGCATGACTCAAAAGAATGACGACTCTTTGCACGTGCTTAATCACGATGGATCAGCAATGTTGCCCAGCTCATTTGTCTTTTATTTGTACGATTTCAAAAAGGGAACCCTTTCCGGGCCTGATTTCGTGCTTCACCAAGAGATATTAGACGGAAAGTCTCAACTGTCAGAAGACAAACAAAGAGAGTTTTTAATTACAAAGCTGGGTAATCGCTACCCTTTCAGTGGAAGATTTGACCACATTTTTGGGCAAGGCTTCAGTGAAGTGCCAGGAACAGCAAGAATTGTCATTGAGGATATCTATCGTTACAATCCGTTCAAACTGGCTGAAGACATGTTGGATGGTGTCATACCGCCATCCGACCATTTGATGTTAGCAACAATGGTAGATTTTGCGGTGCAGTCTAACGACTAG
- a CDS encoding outer membrane beta-barrel protein, with protein sequence MAKLILISVCLCATLFAAPDFSWLNGNSRQTDFPLETKYFTGQFIFDANYVYDFASPADHSLVGSSNTGRTNELQVQQLGIGGDFHFKNVRGRLMTQFGLYSTMTPRSDPSPARGQWQLDDAYRYISEAYAGYHFDLWQGVNVDAGIFMSYIGLCSYYNYENWIYQMSYVSSNTPWYFNGVRIQAFPVEEIKLELWLINGWQSYGMFNQAPGAGAQISWRPGDRWALVTNNYFGYDTAGTPGRIRLHTDNSVQHKYYDNPNSWLSKAAFSLTADLGCESGGGIACGEQYFAGLMAYNRFWFWKDQLGLTLGTGAIKNPGRYLVVVPAINGATAASGTPYFSLKPGDDFWAWDASATFDYMPNQFLTLRLEYTHREASVPYFASTGGITPPGGNHGTPTTLIQNWEPDLSKSENRVNLALLVRF encoded by the coding sequence ATGGCGAAACTAATTCTAATTTCGGTATGCCTCTGCGCAACTTTGTTTGCTGCACCTGATTTCTCATGGCTGAACGGAAACTCCCGACAAACAGATTTTCCGCTTGAGACAAAATATTTTACCGGCCAATTTATCTTCGACGCCAATTACGTCTATGACTTCGCCAGCCCCGCGGACCATTCACTAGTAGGCTCCAGCAACACAGGTCGTACCAATGAACTTCAAGTCCAACAGTTAGGCATTGGTGGTGACTTCCACTTTAAAAACGTCAGAGGCAGGCTCATGACTCAGTTCGGCCTATACTCAACAATGACCCCCAGAAGCGACCCAAGCCCAGCTCGAGGGCAATGGCAGCTCGACGATGCCTATCGATACATTTCAGAAGCTTATGCGGGTTACCATTTCGATCTTTGGCAAGGCGTTAACGTAGATGCCGGCATATTCATGTCTTACATAGGATTGTGCAGCTACTACAACTACGAGAACTGGATTTATCAGATGTCGTATGTTTCCTCGAACACGCCGTGGTATTTTAACGGCGTTCGCATCCAGGCGTTTCCCGTTGAAGAAATCAAGCTTGAGCTCTGGCTAATTAATGGTTGGCAATCATATGGAATGTTTAATCAGGCACCAGGCGCTGGGGCTCAAATTTCTTGGCGACCGGGCGATCGTTGGGCCTTGGTAACCAATAACTATTTCGGCTACGACACAGCAGGCACACCAGGCCGGATCCGATTACACACTGACAATAGCGTTCAACATAAGTATTACGACAATCCAAATTCCTGGCTAAGTAAAGCAGCTTTTTCGCTTACTGCGGATCTGGGCTGTGAAAGCGGGGGAGGCATTGCATGCGGGGAGCAATACTTCGCTGGTCTAATGGCCTATAACAGATTCTGGTTTTGGAAAGATCAGCTGGGGCTAACACTAGGAACGGGGGCAATTAAAAATCCAGGGCGATATTTGGTTGTAGTGCCAGCAATTAATGGCGCCACAGCAGCCTCAGGCACCCCTTATTTTAGCCTTAAACCAGGCGACGATTTCTGGGCCTGGGACGCATCTGCTACCTTTGACTATATGCCAAACCAATTCTTGACGCTTAGGCTCGAATACACCCACAGAGAAGCCAGCGTTCCATATTTTGCGAGCACAGGCGGCATCACGCCGCCAGGTGGAAATCATGGCACACCAACCACACTAATACAAAACTGGGAGCCCGACCTATCCAAGTCAGAAAACCGGGTCAACCTGGCGCTGCTGGTAAGATTCTAG
- a CDS encoding alanine--glyoxylate aminotransferase family protein codes for MKYRLLAPGPTPVPDRVLSVMARSIYHHRTPAFERVFADCIQGLKWVFQTNYDVLALSCSGTGAFEATFQNFFSPGDKIINLSNGKFGERWGKMGTAFGLNMVSIDTPWGQSPKPEQILETLEKHPDAKAVFCVASETSTGSRNPYEAVGQMLKSRPGCLLVVDAITALGVWDISPERDGIDILITGSQKALMLPPGLAFLSVSPKGWEANQTSKMPRFYFDLAKERKAQATNQTAYTPAISLMTGLQEALLMMQEEGLQNIFARHARMAKAARAAMAALNLTLFPDTPADSLTAVNAPEGIKSNSVYTGLRDRANLTIAGGQDQLKGKIFRIAHLGYFDDLDILTVLSGLEIILRQEGYTNFQPGASIAAASPILAEGFVKA; via the coding sequence ATGAAATATCGTTTACTTGCACCGGGACCAACTCCTGTGCCGGATCGTGTGTTAAGCGTCATGGCGCGTTCCATTTACCACCACCGAACCCCGGCCTTTGAAAGGGTTTTCGCTGATTGCATCCAAGGTCTCAAGTGGGTGTTTCAAACCAATTACGATGTTTTGGCGCTATCTTGCTCCGGAACGGGTGCCTTCGAAGCCACTTTCCAGAATTTTTTCTCGCCCGGAGACAAGATTATCAATCTCTCCAACGGTAAGTTCGGCGAACGCTGGGGCAAAATGGGCACCGCCTTCGGCCTAAACATGGTCTCGATTGATACCCCCTGGGGCCAGAGCCCCAAACCGGAACAAATTTTAGAAACTCTGGAAAAACATCCAGACGCCAAGGCCGTATTTTGTGTTGCCAGCGAAACCTCAACCGGCTCAAGAAACCCCTATGAAGCAGTCGGCCAAATGCTGAAAAGCCGTCCGGGCTGTCTATTAGTTGTCGACGCCATTACCGCGCTAGGCGTGTGGGATATAAGCCCCGAACGCGACGGCATCGACATCCTCATCACAGGCTCACAGAAGGCCCTCATGCTGCCTCCAGGGCTCGCTTTCCTATCAGTCAGCCCTAAGGGGTGGGAAGCGAACCAAACGTCGAAAATGCCGCGTTTTTATTTCGACTTGGCCAAAGAAAGAAAAGCGCAAGCCACCAACCAAACAGCGTACACGCCAGCGATTTCCCTGATGACAGGTCTACAAGAAGCGCTATTAATGATGCAAGAAGAGGGCTTGCAAAATATTTTCGCCAGACATGCCCGCATGGCGAAAGCCGCACGAGCAGCCATGGCCGCTCTCAACCTAACGCTATTTCCAGACACACCAGCTGACTCGCTAACGGCCGTTAACGCCCCAGAAGGCATTAAAAGCAACAGTGTGTATACCGGCCTTAGAGATAGAGCCAACCTAACCATCGCCGGCGGGCAGGACCAACTCAAGGGCAAGATTTTCCGAATCGCGCACCTGGGCTATTTCGACGACTTAGATATTTTAACGGTATTAAGCGGCCTAGAAATCATCCTAAGACAGGAAGGCTACACCAACTTCCAACCCGGTGCCTCCATCGCAGCCGCCAGCCCGATCTTAGCCGAAGGCTTCGTCAAGGCATAA
- a CDS encoding ParB/RepB/Spo0J family partition protein — protein MSSKRQSGLGRGLSSLIPKSEPKGETGLVSIAIDEIRGSVNQPRQYFEQDALDELASSIKLHGVLQPIVVRKGKGYYEIVAGERRWRAAELAGLRTVPCVVSDVADKDLLTLALVENIQREDLNAIEEAESYKRLIEEQGLSQEQVARAVGKERSTITNAMRLLKLPLDVQNSVVSKKLTMGHARALLGLDDQNLIKQMAGEIVEQGLSVRAVETLVAQKQHQKKPLSKKKLESGEEKEVRRRLEQVLGTRVELRNNQGEGSLVIHFGSIDQLNDLVDQITARKA, from the coding sequence ATGAGTTCAAAAAGACAATCTGGATTGGGTAGGGGTCTGAGTTCGTTAATTCCGAAAAGCGAGCCTAAAGGCGAAACAGGACTGGTAAGCATTGCCATCGATGAGATTCGAGGCAGCGTTAACCAGCCGCGACAATATTTTGAGCAGGACGCGCTGGATGAACTGGCGTCAAGCATCAAACTTCATGGCGTCCTACAACCGATTGTGGTGCGCAAAGGTAAGGGCTACTATGAGATAGTCGCAGGCGAGCGCAGATGGCGAGCAGCGGAGCTTGCAGGCCTTCGAACGGTGCCTTGCGTTGTTTCGGATGTTGCCGATAAGGATTTGTTGACCCTAGCTCTAGTGGAAAATATTCAACGCGAAGATCTTAATGCTATTGAAGAAGCTGAGAGTTATAAACGCCTAATCGAAGAGCAGGGCCTTAGCCAAGAACAGGTGGCGAGAGCTGTCGGTAAAGAACGCAGCACAATTACCAATGCGATGCGTCTGTTGAAGCTGCCGTTGGATGTGCAAAACAGTGTGGTTTCGAAAAAACTCACGATGGGCCATGCCAGGGCTTTGCTTGGATTGGACGATCAAAATCTGATCAAGCAAATGGCCGGCGAGATCGTAGAGCAGGGCCTTAGTGTGCGCGCTGTCGAGACTTTAGTGGCGCAAAAACAGCATCAGAAGAAGCCTCTTTCTAAAAAGAAGCTGGAGTCTGGTGAAGAAAAAGAAGTGCGTAGGCGCTTAGAGCAAGTGCTTGGCACGAGAGTTGAGCTGAGAAATAACCAGGGCGAAGGCTCATTGGTCATTCATTTCGGCAGCATCGATCAACTGAACGACCTGGTAGATCAAATCACCGCACGAAAAGCATAA
- a CDS encoding AAA family ATPase — MGRIIGIVNQKGGVGKTTTAVNLAASLAAQKKSVLLMDLDPQGNASSGFGVSPSSDEKTVYHVLIRKAKLEDVIRESSVPGLDLVPSNTQLAGAEVELVGTISRETHLKRVLAGVEKKYDYIILDCPPSMGLLTINALTAANGVIIPLQCEYYALEGLAHLLETVELVQGSLNPQLKIDGLALTLFDARNKICHQVVAEAKTHFPKMVYKSVIPRNVRLSEAPSHGLPAVVYDPSSKGAKAYGALAKEVIKQHAKGGAK, encoded by the coding sequence ATGGGCCGTATTATAGGAATTGTGAATCAAAAGGGAGGCGTCGGCAAGACGACGACAGCGGTGAATTTGGCTGCTTCCTTGGCTGCACAGAAGAAGAGCGTTTTATTGATGGACCTAGATCCGCAGGGGAACGCGAGCAGTGGTTTTGGTGTCTCGCCTTCTTCTGACGAAAAGACGGTTTATCACGTGCTTATCCGTAAAGCTAAGTTAGAGGATGTCATACGTGAGAGCTCGGTGCCTGGCCTTGACTTGGTGCCTTCTAATACGCAGCTCGCAGGTGCAGAAGTCGAATTGGTGGGGACTATCTCCCGTGAGACGCATCTGAAGCGCGTGCTGGCTGGCGTTGAGAAAAAGTACGACTATATTATATTGGACTGCCCGCCCTCTATGGGCCTGCTGACCATCAACGCCTTAACCGCCGCCAACGGGGTTATTATCCCTTTGCAGTGTGAGTATTATGCGCTTGAGGGCTTGGCGCATTTGTTGGAAACGGTTGAGTTGGTGCAAGGATCATTGAATCCACAATTGAAGATAGATGGCCTGGCGCTGACCCTGTTTGATGCCAGAAACAAGATTTGCCATCAGGTGGTTGCGGAAGCTAAGACACATTTCCCTAAGATGGTTTACAAATCTGTGATACCTAGAAATGTGCGTCTATCTGAGGCGCCAAGCCACGGGTTGCCAGCGGTCGTGTATGACCCGTCTTCGAAAGGGGCGAAAGCTTATGGGGCGCTAGCCAAAGAAGTAATTAAGCAGCATGCGAAAGGAGGGGCAAAATGA
- a CDS encoding RsmG family class I SAM-dependent methyltransferase, with the protein MENFLNTKFSLNDSQQTALKAHFEIFMQWKDVHNLTAVHRPEDIYLYHYMDCLLGLQTLFGDLTLNPSSATGEGLEDFAIYDLGSGAGFPGLVAAAIWPDQDIVLVESSSKKCAFLKLAASKMKLNRVKVLNQRVESLINIPYAITRATFSKGTWDLIKKAMAPDGRAAFWLSEQESVEREGWVLERQHYYELEPGHKRQVAVFHVEPKTRK; encoded by the coding sequence GTGGAAAACTTTTTAAACACCAAATTTAGCTTGAACGATTCCCAACAAACCGCCCTCAAAGCGCATTTTGAAATTTTCATGCAGTGGAAAGATGTTCACAACCTGACCGCTGTGCATCGGCCGGAGGATATCTATCTATATCATTATATGGATTGCCTGCTGGGGTTGCAGACGCTCTTTGGGGACCTCACCCTAAATCCCTCTTCAGCAACTGGAGAGGGACTTGAAGACTTCGCAATTTATGATCTTGGCAGCGGTGCTGGCTTTCCAGGTTTAGTCGCCGCCGCCATATGGCCAGATCAAGATATCGTCCTCGTCGAATCTTCAAGCAAAAAGTGCGCCTTTTTAAAATTAGCAGCTTCGAAGATGAAATTGAATCGGGTGAAAGTCCTAAATCAAAGGGTGGAGTCGCTCATCAATATCCCCTACGCCATCACCCGAGCTACTTTTTCGAAGGGAACTTGGGACCTGATAAAAAAGGCCATGGCCCCAGACGGACGCGCTGCTTTTTGGTTGTCGGAGCAAGAAAGCGTTGAAAGAGAAGGCTGGGTACTTGAAAGACAACACTATTATGAGCTAGAACCAGGGCACAAACGCCAAGTAGCAGTGTTCCACGTGGAACCAAAGACAAGGAAATAA
- the dnaN gene encoding DNA polymerase III subunit beta: MEIRIAVSELSKALQLLQGVAQKKNTMPILAHVLLEAQGGSVRLSATDLDIGLQIVRNCEVTQSGAITVSAKSLLDIVRLLPGPYVTLVTLPNQHLLVKSAKTQARLLALPPEEFPRLPDITGITFNQVSTKAFVEAIQKTIYSASLDENRYNLTGVYLEPGQEVGNPFVFVSTDGHRLSRYMLSFGEQGIDLKNPVILPRKGLIELIKILEPHCSAEDYRFELGFSHHQAVLKTEDVLLTMRLIDGKFPDYKQVIPKLSDKIFRATRADFVASLKRVSVLTSDKNQSVKLSLKPGELTVSCVNPEAGEVLDDVPIEYTGPEMEIAFSVAYLVEALASLSDQNVMMRFTDPYSPAIVTGIHEDHHLCVVMPIRL; this comes from the coding sequence ATGGAAATTAGAATAGCTGTATCTGAACTGTCCAAAGCCCTCCAGTTGCTTCAAGGTGTTGCCCAAAAGAAAAATACGATGCCCATATTGGCTCACGTACTTTTAGAAGCTCAAGGCGGCTCTGTGCGTCTCAGTGCGACCGATTTAGATATTGGATTACAAATTGTTAGAAATTGCGAAGTGACTCAATCAGGCGCCATCACGGTATCAGCGAAATCATTGCTTGATATCGTTCGCCTACTGCCCGGCCCTTATGTGACTTTGGTAACTCTGCCGAACCAGCACTTGCTGGTTAAGAGCGCCAAAACGCAAGCTCGCTTGTTGGCGCTCCCGCCTGAGGAGTTCCCTCGCTTGCCGGACATCACAGGCATTACTTTTAATCAGGTATCAACCAAAGCTTTTGTCGAAGCCATTCAAAAGACGATTTATTCAGCCAGTTTGGATGAAAATCGCTATAATTTGACTGGCGTTTATTTGGAGCCAGGCCAGGAAGTGGGGAATCCTTTTGTGTTTGTTTCCACCGATGGGCATCGATTAAGTCGATATATGCTTTCGTTTGGTGAACAAGGAATTGATCTGAAAAATCCGGTTATCTTACCGCGAAAAGGCTTGATTGAATTGATTAAGATTTTGGAGCCTCATTGCTCAGCAGAAGATTATCGATTTGAACTTGGATTTTCGCATCATCAAGCCGTTTTGAAAACGGAAGACGTGCTACTCACCATGCGGCTTATCGACGGAAAGTTCCCGGACTACAAACAAGTTATTCCGAAACTTTCGGATAAAATTTTCAGGGCAACTAGAGCTGATTTTGTGGCTAGTTTAAAACGTGTTTCTGTGTTGACGAGTGATAAAAACCAAAGCGTGAAACTCTCGTTGAAGCCAGGAGAACTCACAGTTTCGTGCGTGAATCCGGAAGCTGGGGAAGTTTTGGACGACGTTCCAATCGAATACACCGGACCAGAAATGGAAATAGCTTTCAGTGTGGCTTATTTGGTTGAAGCATTGGCTTCTTTATCTGACCAAAATGTCATGATGAGATTCACGGATCCATATTCACCTGCTATTGTGACAGGCATCCATGAAGATCATCATTTATGTGTGGTGATGCCAATTCGGTTATAA
- a CDS encoding KamA family radical SAM protein, protein MTKTWQEQLRSSPKSIADLELYFPLSNDEKAAIASLSNTAGLPLRVTPHFLSLIDPSDPEDPLRLQVIPRQSEFTPDTFDRRDPLGEEDHEVVPHLVHRYPDRVLLLITDRCASYCRFCTRKRWVGQGPTPKTEHLEQALAYVTAHSEIKEVIVSGGDALLLDDDRLEKLLSKIRQIPSVEIIRLASRMLTFAPMRVTENLLSILKRYQPIYILSHTNHPKEISNATETALLALADGGVPVLNQTVLLKGINDNAAVLTALFRHLTRLRARPYYLHQCDIAPGTAHFRVPLPEAQALVKSLRGHLSGLCQPTFVIDIPGGYGKVPMYPSPVVQVNDNSIVLEGFMSEQAEYPLD, encoded by the coding sequence ATGACGAAGACCTGGCAAGAACAATTGCGATCGAGCCCTAAAAGTATTGCCGATCTCGAGCTTTATTTCCCACTTTCTAACGACGAAAAAGCCGCTATTGCATCGCTCAGTAATACTGCTGGTCTGCCGCTTCGAGTAACCCCGCATTTTTTATCACTGATCGACCCAAGCGATCCCGAAGATCCGTTAAGGTTACAGGTCATTCCGCGCCAATCTGAATTCACGCCAGACACCTTCGACAGGCGCGACCCCTTAGGTGAAGAAGATCATGAAGTGGTTCCGCATTTGGTGCATCGCTATCCAGACAGGGTCTTATTGCTGATTACCGACAGGTGCGCCTCCTATTGCCGCTTTTGCACCCGCAAACGTTGGGTAGGACAGGGGCCAACTCCAAAAACGGAGCACCTAGAGCAAGCCTTGGCCTATGTAACCGCTCACTCAGAAATCAAAGAAGTCATCGTTTCCGGCGGAGACGCTCTATTACTTGACGACGATCGTCTCGAAAAACTACTGTCTAAAATTAGGCAAATACCTTCGGTCGAAATCATCCGCCTAGCTAGCCGAATGCTAACCTTCGCACCCATGCGCGTCACCGAAAACCTGCTAAGCATTCTGAAGCGATATCAGCCGATTTATATTCTTTCCCACACCAATCACCCAAAAGAGATTTCAAATGCAACTGAGACCGCCCTGCTTGCTCTGGCAGACGGTGGGGTGCCAGTGCTCAACCAGACGGTTTTGTTAAAAGGCATAAACGATAATGCGGCTGTGCTGACAGCTTTGTTCAGACATCTCACCAGATTAAGAGCTAGGCCCTATTACTTACACCAATGCGACATTGCCCCAGGAACCGCTCACTTCAGAGTGCCGCTGCCAGAGGCGCAAGCTTTGGTAAAGTCTCTCAGAGGGCATCTGTCTGGCTTATGCCAACCCACTTTCGTAATCGATATCCCAGGCGGCTATGGCAAAGTGCCGATGTATCCAAGCCCAGTGGTGCAAGTAAACGATAACAGCATCGTTCTAGAAGGCTTCATGTCCGAACAAGCCGAATACCCATTGGATTAG
- the rsmA gene encoding 16S rRNA (adenine(1518)-N(6)/adenine(1519)-N(6))-dimethyltransferase RsmA, protein MRSYTPKKSFGQNFLQDEGLLSRIADAICSLRTSNETPVYEIGAGLGALTKSLLVKGAIVHAIERDRDLIPILQNTFLSQIDAGKLILHEANATTFFESSPESQPFVLSGNLPYHLSGTLFFETARIFDQILGAVYLIQKEVADRIAAGPHSKTYGLLSVLLQSRFDISIIEVVAPEVFWPPPKVESSVICLRPKANPFRGDWDKFVHLVKAAFSMRRKVLTNSLSEYENIESILLNLNINPKSRAEDLEHTDYERILACL, encoded by the coding sequence ATGCGCAGTTACACGCCCAAAAAGTCCTTTGGGCAAAATTTTCTCCAAGACGAGGGTTTGTTATCACGTATCGCTGATGCGATTTGTTCGCTGCGAACCTCAAACGAAACCCCGGTATACGAAATCGGTGCAGGTCTCGGCGCGCTAACCAAAAGCCTTTTGGTCAAAGGCGCCATCGTCCATGCTATCGAGAGAGACCGCGACTTAATTCCTATTTTGCAAAACACTTTTCTGTCTCAAATTGACGCTGGCAAATTGATTTTGCATGAAGCCAATGCCACCACTTTTTTTGAAAGCTCACCAGAGTCACAACCGTTCGTCCTAAGTGGCAATCTGCCCTATCATTTAAGCGGTACACTTTTTTTTGAGACCGCCAGAATATTTGATCAAATTTTAGGTGCCGTTTACCTCATACAAAAAGAAGTGGCAGACCGAATTGCGGCTGGCCCCCATTCAAAAACGTACGGCCTCTTATCCGTGCTGCTCCAATCCAGATTCGACATTAGTATTATCGAAGTGGTAGCTCCTGAAGTATTTTGGCCACCTCCCAAAGTTGAATCCAGCGTCATCTGTCTAAGGCCCAAAGCAAATCCATTCAGAGGCGACTGGGACAAGTTTGTTCATTTAGTAAAAGCGGCTTTTTCTATGAGAAGAAAAGTTTTAACCAACTCACTTTCAGAATACGAAAACATTGAATCCATTTTACTGAACCTAAACATTAACCCGAAATCCAGGGCTGAAGATTTAGAACACACAGATTATGAGAGAATTTTAGCATGTCTATAG